The DNA window CTATTGTAGCATCTCCTTTGTTGTAGAGTTTTATATATTCTATTAATGACTCTATACCCATGCCGGCACTTCGCATACATTTAGCAAACTCTATCCAGCCTATATCATAATCAGTATAATTTCGTATACCGCTTTCGGTTCTCTCCACTTCTGGTATAAGCCCTATTCTCTCATAATACCTTAAAGTGTCGGTTGATAAATCTGTCTTTTTGCTTACTTCAGCTATTGTCATAATTTAAGCCCCTAGTCTTTTTTGTTTTAATTATAGCATTAGAGT is part of the Brachyspira sp. SAP_772 genome and encodes:
- a CDS encoding MerR family transcriptional regulator, giving the protein MTIAEVSKKTDLSTDTLRYYERIGLIPEVERTESGIRNYTDYDIGWIEFAKCMRSAGMGIESLIEYIKLYNKGDATIEARKQLLLDQRDIIESKINELKETLEKLNYKINNYDTKMRECEIKLSKR